GCGAGCGGGCCGGCATCGCCGCGACGATGCGGCCGATCTCGGCACGCCGGCGCGCCGTCACCTCGCGCACCAGCGCTGCGCCCGCGGCGCTGGCCCGCACCCGCACGCAGCGGCGGTCCCGGCTCGTCCGCTGGCGCCGTGCCAGGCCCTTCGCCACGAGACGGTCGAGGAGCCGGGTGACGGTCGAGGGATTCACCGCGAGCTGCTCCGCGAGCTGCGCCACCCCCAGGGGCCCGCGCGCGCACAGCACGACGAGCGCCCGGTACTGGCCGAGCGTGACCTCCTCCTCGAGACCGGCGAGCGATCTCGCCGCCACGCCGACGAGCGCTCTGCTCGCCGCGACCACCGCGTCGACCACGCCTGCGGCCTCGGTCCGGGGAGCCGCCGGTCGCGAAGATGTCTGCATGCTGCGATCATTGCACAGAGCAACCGTCTTGGGCGGCGATCCTCTCTGCGCGGGCACACGGCGCGCCGCCAGGCGTTCAGCCCGCGTCGCTGGCGCGAGACCGGGCGTGGGCGGCCGAACGCGTCGCGCCCGTCGCGCCCGGCGGCCGCGGCGGCGACCGCGTGACCCGCACGCGCGTCGGCTGCGAGGCACGCACGCGTCGCCGCCGAGGCTCGGGAGGGCTCGGCCCGGCGAGAGCGGCGACACGCGTTGGCCGAACGCCCGGCGCGCCGTCGAGGACGCAGCGCGCCTCCCTTCGGGCGCCGAGTCGCCTCGACCGCCGCGACGCGTGGGAGGCGAGGTCGGCCGAGGCGAGGCGGTGCTCGCCGATCGCAGGTGGCGCTCGTCGCCCGAGGACCCGCCGAGACCGACGCAGCGGAGGTGGCTGCGGTCGACGAGCGCCACGAGCGGGCCGCGGCCATTGAGCGCCTCGAGCGCGAGGGCGAGCGGGCCGCCCCGTGACGTCGTCCTCGCCGTCGTCGCGGCGAGCGAGGCGTCTCGACGCCGCCGGGCGACGAGACGGTCCGCGATCTCGGGCAGCGCGCGGCCTCCAGCGGACGGGCGTTCACCGGGGTCGTCGACCGCCTCCGCCGGCTGCGTCGTCCAGCCACGAGCGCGGCCGCGGCGCGCGGGGTCTGCCGCTGCGTCTCCGGGACGACAGGGAGCGACGCGGTCGCCCGAGGTGCCGGTCGCACTCTGAGGGTGGCGCGACCTGACGCGCCGGACCTTCGGTCCGCGAGGTGCAGCCCTGCGCGCGAGGACGCCGTGCGGCCGGCGCGGCGGACGGGCAGAGTATGCACGACGCAATCGGGCGCATCGGGGGTGCAGCGGTGGGCGACCTGGTCGAGGGCGGCTTCGAGGTGACGTCGTGGAGCGAGGAGCCGGCGACCGGCCTGGAGGGTACGGTCAGGGTGACGACGGCTCGCATCGGGCAGCGCTTCACCGGCGGGATCGAGGCCGAGACCATCGCCGACATGGTGATGACCTACCGGTCCGACGGCACCGCCGAGTTCGTCGGGCACCACCGTGTCGTGGGCAGCGTGGGCGATCGCTCGGGGAGCTTCGTGCTGCGAGCCACCGGCACCTACGACGGGGCGGTGGCGCGCACCGACTTCGAGGTGATCGAGGGTTCGGGCACCGGTGGGCTGGTGGGGACCCGCGGCTCGGGGGTCGCCTCGGCCGGCCACGGCAGCACGGGGACCTACCGCTTCGAGCTGGAGGGCCCGGTCGGCCGCTAGGAACGAGACCTGCGCACGCCTCGCCACCGCCGCGCGGGGCGCCGCGAGCCGCGCGGGTGCGGGTGCTACGGGGTGGCGCGAGCTCGTTCGTCGTGGGGTCACCGTCGCGCGTGGCTGACCTCGTGGCGGCGAGCGCGACGGACCCGAGCGGCGGCCCCTTCGAGGTGGACGCGCCTGGCGTCGCCCGGCGAGACGATGCAGCAGGAGACGCCCGCTGGCGCCCGACGAGCGGGCGCCCTCGTACCTTCCGGCATCCCCGATGTGCGGGGCCTGGGGAGGCGCGAGCGGACGTCGCTCGGGAGCGGGCGACGGGAATCGAACCCGCGTTCTCAGCTTGGGAAGCTGATGTTCTGCCTCTGAACTACGCCCGCGGCGCCCGCCGGTGCTCGAGCCGCACCCGCGGACTCGGTCACTGTATCGTGCGGGACCACGATGATCCTCTCTGACCGATCCATCCGTGAGGAGCTCGAGGCCGGACGGATCACGATCGATCCCCTCGGCGAGGGCTGCATCCAGCCCTCCTCGGTCGACCTGCACACCGACCGCTTCTTCCGGGTGTTCCGGAACCACACCCAGCGGGTGATCGACGTGAAGGAGGACCAGGAGGAGCTCTCCGAGCTCGTCAGCATCGTGGAGGGCGAGGCGCTCATCCTCCACCCCGG
The window above is part of the Acidimicrobiales bacterium genome. Proteins encoded here:
- a CDS encoding MarR family transcriptional regulator; the protein is MVDAVVAASRALVGVAARSLAGLEEEVTLGQYRALVVLCARGPLGVAQLAEQLAVNPSTVTRLLDRLVAKGLARRQRTSRDRRCVRVRASAAGAALVREVTARRRAEIGRIVAAMPARSHAGLVDALTQFARAAGEVPDQHWAWGWQ
- a CDS encoding DUF3224 domain-containing protein, giving the protein MHDAIGRIGGAAVGDLVEGGFEVTSWSEEPATGLEGTVRVTTARIGQRFTGGIEAETIADMVMTYRSDGTAEFVGHHRVVGSVGDRSGSFVLRATGTYDGAVARTDFEVIEGSGTGGLVGTRGSGVASAGHGSTGTYRFELEGPVGR